A genomic region of Zea mays cultivar B73 chromosome 6, Zm-B73-REFERENCE-NAM-5.0, whole genome shotgun sequence contains the following coding sequences:
- the LOC100192051 gene encoding Metal tolerance protein 1-like: MGETVRAGDVAITTHEMESHNPSHSQIAEVTMDIAASASGAAGSKFCKGAACDFSDASNSSKDARERSASMRKLIVAVVLCVVFMAVEVVGGIKANSLAILTDAAHLLSDVAAFAISLFSLWAAGWEATPRQSYGFFRVEILGALVSIQLIWLLAGILVYEAVVRLVGESGDVRGSLMFAVSAFGLAVNVLMAVLLGHDHGHGHGHGHGHSHDHGHGHGDSDDGHSHHDDEEQEQGRVHHHEHGHGGAITVTTHHHHHHHDHDVEEALIKHEGTQSAGRAGKKPRRNINVHSAYLHVLGDSVQSVGVMVGGAIIWYKPEWKVIDLICTLVFSVVVLFTTIRMLRSILEVLMESTPREIDATRLESGLCGMEGVVAVHELHIWAITVGKVLLACHVTIARDADADEILDKVIGYIKTEYNISHVTIQVERE, encoded by the exons ATGGGGGAGACCGTACGGGCGGGCGACGTTGCAATCACGACTCACGAG ATGGAGAGCCACAACCCATCGCACTCTCAGATCGCCGAAGTGACGATGGACATCGCAGCGTCAGCTTCTGGAGCGGCAGGGAGCAAGTTCTGCAAGGGCGCAGCCTGCGACTTCTCCGACGCCAGCAACTCCTCGAAGGACGCCAGGGAGAGGTCGGCGTCGATGAGGAAGCTGATAGTCGCGGTGGTCCTCTGCGTCGTATTCATGGCGGTGGAGGTGGTGGGGGGCATCAAGGCGAACAGCCTGGCCATCCTGACCGACGCGGCGCACCTCCTGTCGGACGTGGCGGCGTTCGCCATCTCGCTGTTCTCGCTCTGGGCCGCCGGGTGGGAGGCGACGCCGCGGCAGTCGTACGGGTTCTTCCGGGTGGAGATCCTCGGCGCCCTCGTCTCCATCCAGCTCATCTGGCTGCTCGCCGGCATACTGGTGTACGAGGCCGTCGTGAGGCTCGTCGGCGAGAGCGGCGACGTGCGGGGGTCGCTCATGTTCGCCGTGTCGGCGTTCGGGCTGGCCGTCAACGTTCTCATGGCCGTGTTGCTGGGCCATGACCACGGGCACGGCCACGGCCATGGACATGGACATTCGCATGACCATGGCCACGGCCATGGGGATTCGGACGATGGCCATTCCCACCACGACGACGAGGAGCAAGAACAGGGCCGTGTCCATCACCACGAGCACGGCCATGGAGGCGCTATCACTGTCAcaacccaccaccaccaccatcatcACGATCACGATGTTGAGGAGGCGCTGATCAAGCATGAGGGTACCCAGTCTGCTGGCAGAGCTGGTAAGAAGCCTCGGCGGAACATCAACGTGCACAGCGCATACCTCCACGTGCTCGGGGACTCCGTCCAGAGCGTCGGGGTCATGGTGGGCGGGGCGATCATCTGGTACAAGCCGGAGTGGAAGGTCATCGACCTCATCTGCACGCTCGTCTTCTCGGTGGTGGTGCTGTTCACCACGATCCGGATGCTGCGCAGCATCCTCGAAGTGTTGATGGAGAGCACGCCCCGCGAGATCGACGCCACCAGGCTGGAGAGCGGGCTCTGCGGGATGGAGGGCGTGGTGGCCGTCCACGAGCTGCACATCTGGGCCATCACGGTGGGCAAGGTGCTGCTGGCGTGCCATGTGACCATCGCCAGGGATGCGGACGCTGATGAGATCCTTGACAAGGTGATCGGGTACATCAAGACGGAGTACAACATCAGCCATGTGACCATCCAGGTCGAGCGCGAGTAG
- the LOC100192051 gene encoding metal tolerance protein 1-like isoform X1 produces MVYESVYEMESHNPSHSQIAEVTMDIAASASGAAGSKFCKGAACDFSDASNSSKDARERSASMRKLIVAVVLCVVFMAVEVVGGIKANSLAILTDAAHLLSDVAAFAISLFSLWAAGWEATPRQSYGFFRVEILGALVSIQLIWLLAGILVYEAVVRLVGESGDVRGSLMFAVSAFGLAVNVLMAVLLGHDHGHGHGHGHGHSHDHGHGHGDSDDGHSHHDDEEQEQGRVHHHEHGHGGAITVTTHHHHHHHDHDVEEALIKHEGTQSAGRAGKKPRRNINVHSAYLHVLGDSVQSVGVMVGGAIIWYKPEWKVIDLICTLVFSVVVLFTTIRMLRSILEVLMESTPREIDATRLESGLCGMEGVVAVHELHIWAITVGKVLLACHVTIARDADADEILDKVIGYIKTEYNISHVTIQVERE; encoded by the exons ATGGTATACGAATCTGTTTATGAG ATGGAGAGCCACAACCCATCGCACTCTCAGATCGCCGAAGTGACGATGGACATCGCAGCGTCAGCTTCTGGAGCGGCAGGGAGCAAGTTCTGCAAGGGCGCAGCCTGCGACTTCTCCGACGCCAGCAACTCCTCGAAGGACGCCAGGGAGAGGTCGGCGTCGATGAGGAAGCTGATAGTCGCGGTGGTCCTCTGCGTCGTATTCATGGCGGTGGAGGTGGTGGGGGGCATCAAGGCGAACAGCCTGGCCATCCTGACCGACGCGGCGCACCTCCTGTCGGACGTGGCGGCGTTCGCCATCTCGCTGTTCTCGCTCTGGGCCGCCGGGTGGGAGGCGACGCCGCGGCAGTCGTACGGGTTCTTCCGGGTGGAGATCCTCGGCGCCCTCGTCTCCATCCAGCTCATCTGGCTGCTCGCCGGCATACTGGTGTACGAGGCCGTCGTGAGGCTCGTCGGCGAGAGCGGCGACGTGCGGGGGTCGCTCATGTTCGCCGTGTCGGCGTTCGGGCTGGCCGTCAACGTTCTCATGGCCGTGTTGCTGGGCCATGACCACGGGCACGGCCACGGCCATGGACATGGACATTCGCATGACCATGGCCACGGCCATGGGGATTCGGACGATGGCCATTCCCACCACGACGACGAGGAGCAAGAACAGGGCCGTGTCCATCACCACGAGCACGGCCATGGAGGCGCTATCACTGTCAcaacccaccaccaccaccatcatcACGATCACGATGTTGAGGAGGCGCTGATCAAGCATGAGGGTACCCAGTCTGCTGGCAGAGCTGGTAAGAAGCCTCGGCGGAACATCAACGTGCACAGCGCATACCTCCACGTGCTCGGGGACTCCGTCCAGAGCGTCGGGGTCATGGTGGGCGGGGCGATCATCTGGTACAAGCCGGAGTGGAAGGTCATCGACCTCATCTGCACGCTCGTCTTCTCGGTGGTGGTGCTGTTCACCACGATCCGGATGCTGCGCAGCATCCTCGAAGTGTTGATGGAGAGCACGCCCCGCGAGATCGACGCCACCAGGCTGGAGAGCGGGCTCTGCGGGATGGAGGGCGTGGTGGCCGTCCACGAGCTGCACATCTGGGCCATCACGGTGGGCAAGGTGCTGCTGGCGTGCCATGTGACCATCGCCAGGGATGCGGACGCTGATGAGATCCTTGACAAGGTGATCGGGTACATCAAGACGGAGTACAACATCAGCCATGTGACCATCCAGGTCGAGCGCGAGTAG
- the LOC100192051 gene encoding metal tolerance protein 1-like isoform X2 encodes MMESHNPSHSQIAEVTMDIAASASGAAGSKFCKGAACDFSDASNSSKDARERSASMRKLIVAVVLCVVFMAVEVVGGIKANSLAILTDAAHLLSDVAAFAISLFSLWAAGWEATPRQSYGFFRVEILGALVSIQLIWLLAGILVYEAVVRLVGESGDVRGSLMFAVSAFGLAVNVLMAVLLGHDHGHGHGHGHGHSHDHGHGHGDSDDGHSHHDDEEQEQGRVHHHEHGHGGAITVTTHHHHHHHDHDVEEALIKHEGTQSAGRAGKKPRRNINVHSAYLHVLGDSVQSVGVMVGGAIIWYKPEWKVIDLICTLVFSVVVLFTTIRMLRSILEVLMESTPREIDATRLESGLCGMEGVVAVHELHIWAITVGKVLLACHVTIARDADADEILDKVIGYIKTEYNISHVTIQVERE; translated from the exons ATG ATGGAGAGCCACAACCCATCGCACTCTCAGATCGCCGAAGTGACGATGGACATCGCAGCGTCAGCTTCTGGAGCGGCAGGGAGCAAGTTCTGCAAGGGCGCAGCCTGCGACTTCTCCGACGCCAGCAACTCCTCGAAGGACGCCAGGGAGAGGTCGGCGTCGATGAGGAAGCTGATAGTCGCGGTGGTCCTCTGCGTCGTATTCATGGCGGTGGAGGTGGTGGGGGGCATCAAGGCGAACAGCCTGGCCATCCTGACCGACGCGGCGCACCTCCTGTCGGACGTGGCGGCGTTCGCCATCTCGCTGTTCTCGCTCTGGGCCGCCGGGTGGGAGGCGACGCCGCGGCAGTCGTACGGGTTCTTCCGGGTGGAGATCCTCGGCGCCCTCGTCTCCATCCAGCTCATCTGGCTGCTCGCCGGCATACTGGTGTACGAGGCCGTCGTGAGGCTCGTCGGCGAGAGCGGCGACGTGCGGGGGTCGCTCATGTTCGCCGTGTCGGCGTTCGGGCTGGCCGTCAACGTTCTCATGGCCGTGTTGCTGGGCCATGACCACGGGCACGGCCACGGCCATGGACATGGACATTCGCATGACCATGGCCACGGCCATGGGGATTCGGACGATGGCCATTCCCACCACGACGACGAGGAGCAAGAACAGGGCCGTGTCCATCACCACGAGCACGGCCATGGAGGCGCTATCACTGTCAcaacccaccaccaccaccatcatcACGATCACGATGTTGAGGAGGCGCTGATCAAGCATGAGGGTACCCAGTCTGCTGGCAGAGCTGGTAAGAAGCCTCGGCGGAACATCAACGTGCACAGCGCATACCTCCACGTGCTCGGGGACTCCGTCCAGAGCGTCGGGGTCATGGTGGGCGGGGCGATCATCTGGTACAAGCCGGAGTGGAAGGTCATCGACCTCATCTGCACGCTCGTCTTCTCGGTGGTGGTGCTGTTCACCACGATCCGGATGCTGCGCAGCATCCTCGAAGTGTTGATGGAGAGCACGCCCCGCGAGATCGACGCCACCAGGCTGGAGAGCGGGCTCTGCGGGATGGAGGGCGTGGTGGCCGTCCACGAGCTGCACATCTGGGCCATCACGGTGGGCAAGGTGCTGCTGGCGTGCCATGTGACCATCGCCAGGGATGCGGACGCTGATGAGATCCTTGACAAGGTGATCGGGTACATCAAGACGGAGTACAACATCAGCCATGTGACCATCCAGGTCGAGCGCGAGTAG
- the LOC100192051 gene encoding metal tolerance protein 1-like isoform X3, protein MESHNPSHSQIAEVTMDIAASASGAAGSKFCKGAACDFSDASNSSKDARERSASMRKLIVAVVLCVVFMAVEVVGGIKANSLAILTDAAHLLSDVAAFAISLFSLWAAGWEATPRQSYGFFRVEILGALVSIQLIWLLAGILVYEAVVRLVGESGDVRGSLMFAVSAFGLAVNVLMAVLLGHDHGHGHGHGHGHSHDHGHGHGDSDDGHSHHDDEEQEQGRVHHHEHGHGGAITVTTHHHHHHHDHDVEEALIKHEGTQSAGRAGKKPRRNINVHSAYLHVLGDSVQSVGVMVGGAIIWYKPEWKVIDLICTLVFSVVVLFTTIRMLRSILEVLMESTPREIDATRLESGLCGMEGVVAVHELHIWAITVGKVLLACHVTIARDADADEILDKVIGYIKTEYNISHVTIQVERE, encoded by the coding sequence ATGGAGAGCCACAACCCATCGCACTCTCAGATCGCCGAAGTGACGATGGACATCGCAGCGTCAGCTTCTGGAGCGGCAGGGAGCAAGTTCTGCAAGGGCGCAGCCTGCGACTTCTCCGACGCCAGCAACTCCTCGAAGGACGCCAGGGAGAGGTCGGCGTCGATGAGGAAGCTGATAGTCGCGGTGGTCCTCTGCGTCGTATTCATGGCGGTGGAGGTGGTGGGGGGCATCAAGGCGAACAGCCTGGCCATCCTGACCGACGCGGCGCACCTCCTGTCGGACGTGGCGGCGTTCGCCATCTCGCTGTTCTCGCTCTGGGCCGCCGGGTGGGAGGCGACGCCGCGGCAGTCGTACGGGTTCTTCCGGGTGGAGATCCTCGGCGCCCTCGTCTCCATCCAGCTCATCTGGCTGCTCGCCGGCATACTGGTGTACGAGGCCGTCGTGAGGCTCGTCGGCGAGAGCGGCGACGTGCGGGGGTCGCTCATGTTCGCCGTGTCGGCGTTCGGGCTGGCCGTCAACGTTCTCATGGCCGTGTTGCTGGGCCATGACCACGGGCACGGCCACGGCCATGGACATGGACATTCGCATGACCATGGCCACGGCCATGGGGATTCGGACGATGGCCATTCCCACCACGACGACGAGGAGCAAGAACAGGGCCGTGTCCATCACCACGAGCACGGCCATGGAGGCGCTATCACTGTCAcaacccaccaccaccaccatcatcACGATCACGATGTTGAGGAGGCGCTGATCAAGCATGAGGGTACCCAGTCTGCTGGCAGAGCTGGTAAGAAGCCTCGGCGGAACATCAACGTGCACAGCGCATACCTCCACGTGCTCGGGGACTCCGTCCAGAGCGTCGGGGTCATGGTGGGCGGGGCGATCATCTGGTACAAGCCGGAGTGGAAGGTCATCGACCTCATCTGCACGCTCGTCTTCTCGGTGGTGGTGCTGTTCACCACGATCCGGATGCTGCGCAGCATCCTCGAAGTGTTGATGGAGAGCACGCCCCGCGAGATCGACGCCACCAGGCTGGAGAGCGGGCTCTGCGGGATGGAGGGCGTGGTGGCCGTCCACGAGCTGCACATCTGGGCCATCACGGTGGGCAAGGTGCTGCTGGCGTGCCATGTGACCATCGCCAGGGATGCGGACGCTGATGAGATCCTTGACAAGGTGATCGGGTACATCAAGACGGAGTACAACATCAGCCATGTGACCATCCAGGTCGAGCGCGAGTAG